In Candidatus Methylacidithermus pantelleriae, a genomic segment contains:
- a CDS encoding FkbM family methyltransferase, whose translation MKLSRVFAPEYRLRPSQIFVRMLRELEPFPTGFRIVRLPWGSKIRVNIGESQGSNIWRTGVHDLCVLECLWRLIDPGDWCIDVGANIGLMTNLMALRSGTDGRVYSIEPHPILFEELKANVTRWPREAGFAEIKMVEAAATRCDGKVRLEVPDLFHYNRGVSRVLDVTVPSSSKGALLEVPGIRLESMVQASSIGVMKVDVEGHELSVFQGCGSLLEKRKIRDIVYESFIPHPNPATALLWGCGYTVFAIQQSFNGLRPIPLTGGIKKEMTENFLATCEPKRLLDRLGRPGWFCLSGKLGD comes from the coding sequence GTGAAACTTTCCCGGGTTTTTGCCCCCGAGTATCGACTTCGGCCTAGCCAGATCTTTGTCCGGATGCTCCGTGAGCTTGAACCGTTCCCGACCGGCTTTCGGATCGTGAGGTTGCCGTGGGGGTCTAAGATCAGGGTGAATATTGGCGAGTCTCAAGGAAGCAATATCTGGAGAACAGGTGTACACGATCTGTGTGTTCTTGAATGTTTATGGAGATTGATCGATCCCGGCGACTGGTGCATAGACGTTGGCGCCAACATCGGGTTGATGACCAACCTGATGGCGCTTCGGTCAGGCACCGATGGTCGAGTGTATTCGATTGAGCCCCATCCGATTCTTTTCGAAGAGCTGAAAGCCAATGTAACTCGCTGGCCACGGGAGGCTGGATTTGCGGAGATCAAGATGGTCGAAGCGGCTGCGACCCGTTGCGACGGAAAGGTGAGGTTGGAGGTACCGGATTTGTTTCATTATAACCGGGGAGTGAGCCGTGTGCTAGATGTGACCGTTCCTTCTAGCTCCAAGGGCGCACTTCTAGAAGTGCCCGGGATTCGCCTTGAAAGTATGGTGCAGGCATCCAGCATCGGGGTGATGAAGGTCGATGTGGAAGGCCATGAGCTAAGTGTGTTTCAAGGCTGCGGCTCCCTGTTGGAGAAAAGGAAGATTCGAGACATCGTGTACGAGTCCTTTATACCCCATCCAAATCCGGCAACAGCCCTTCTCTGGGGCTGCGGGTACACCGTGTTTGCGATCCAGCAGTCGTTCAATGGGCTGCGTCCGATTCCTCTCACTGGTGGGATCAAAAAAGAGATGACGGAAAACTTTTTAGCTACATGCGAGCCGAAAAGGCTCTTGGACCGGCTTGGGCGACCGGGCTGGTTCTGTCTTTCGGGAAAACTGGGCGATTGA
- a CDS encoding WcaI family glycosyltransferase, translating into MRFCYKIQKYTEPLVGAWLVKIVFLGINYWPEETGIAPYTVGKCEYLAARGHEVFIVTAPPYYPYWRIQPPYKAGICYRESRNGVTILRVPLYVPGDPTTVKRILHETSFGIMAALGMLGAGRPDLLFVISPPLILAMLAKSLSRLWGVPYVLHVTDLQPDTAKELGMLGSRRFVEVLERIALACYREAALVSSVSKGMKDRIARKGISEERLGVFSDWLDPELRRSVSRERGLQVRKQEGWGGRFVVMHVGNMGVKQGLDVVLTAAQQDEQIDPSLWVLVGDGAARRALERKAQTLGLTNVRFYPVLPRRRFYEFLSAADVCLICQRREVLDFVFPSKTRVLMGAGKPIVASVNDESEVARVLRESGGGWVVEPERGETLVSKVRELRQNAAMVEEAGKNGALYAYAHWEKEKMLEAFCDTIERLGKRRKTGKRASKKGGQS; encoded by the coding sequence GTGCGCTTTTGTTACAAGATCCAGAAGTACACTGAGCCGCTGGTGGGAGCGTGGCTGGTGAAGATCGTTTTTCTTGGGATTAATTACTGGCCGGAGGAAACAGGAATTGCGCCCTATACGGTTGGAAAGTGCGAATATCTTGCGGCGAGAGGGCATGAAGTGTTCATAGTGACCGCCCCGCCCTACTATCCTTACTGGCGCATTCAACCTCCGTATAAAGCAGGAATATGTTATCGTGAATCGCGCAATGGAGTTACTATCCTCCGCGTGCCATTATATGTTCCGGGAGATCCGACAACGGTGAAACGAATCTTGCATGAAACTTCGTTTGGGATCATGGCGGCGCTTGGTATGTTGGGAGCCGGAAGGCCAGATCTTCTTTTTGTGATTTCCCCGCCGCTGATCCTGGCTATGCTAGCCAAAAGTCTGAGCAGGCTGTGGGGAGTGCCATATGTATTGCACGTGACGGATCTTCAGCCAGACACGGCAAAAGAACTGGGAATGCTCGGCTCAAGAAGGTTCGTAGAAGTTTTGGAGAGGATTGCATTGGCGTGCTACCGAGAAGCGGCGCTTGTGTCGAGTGTGAGTAAAGGGATGAAAGACCGGATTGCGAGGAAAGGGATTAGTGAGGAGCGGCTCGGAGTTTTTTCGGATTGGTTAGATCCGGAACTTCGTCGTTCGGTTTCTAGGGAAAGGGGACTCCAGGTTCGCAAGCAGGAAGGGTGGGGCGGGCGATTTGTTGTAATGCATGTGGGCAATATGGGTGTTAAGCAGGGCCTGGACGTCGTTTTAACGGCGGCGCAGCAAGATGAACAAATCGACCCGAGCCTTTGGGTTCTGGTGGGGGATGGAGCCGCTCGAAGAGCGCTGGAACGAAAAGCCCAAACGCTTGGCTTGACAAACGTGCGATTCTACCCCGTTTTGCCGCGAAGACGATTTTATGAGTTTTTATCAGCCGCTGATGTCTGTCTCATTTGCCAGCGCAGGGAGGTATTAGATTTCGTGTTTCCGTCCAAGACACGGGTGCTTATGGGTGCAGGGAAGCCGATTGTTGCGTCTGTCAATGATGAAAGTGAGGTGGCTCGTGTTCTAAGGGAATCGGGCGGCGGTTGGGTCGTGGAGCCGGAAAGGGGCGAAACGCTCGTCTCAAAGGTGAGGGAACTGAGGCAAAACGCAGCTATGGTCGAAGAGGCGGGAAAGAATGGTGCGCTCTATGCTTACGCCCACTGGGAGAAGGAGAAAATGTTAGAAGCATTTTGCGATACCATTGAACGACTGGGGAAACGGCGGAAGACTGGGAAGAGAGCTAGTAAAAAGGGAGGGCAATCATGA
- a CDS encoding polysaccharide biosynthesis protein translates to MDRVADAYSFAIAGELGSIRRVCRKGRLELAGERVLKRIFDGLRRHRWDLAKLFSSNAVVYAGNTLTLLLVVAYAPIGVFAAYTVGQGVQTLAATWFDAGLGSSIQVLVARGKVATVSAYRLASWRCALAIVPAIAAVLIPASFLFAQWQSHQNPRLDPYFLLGFVAAGLMQARVQLAGCFAFGEGRFNVFFLVQSLGSIARLVLVVLLVWTQGRLSGPSLVFVEVGAACLTWGVAVGMGLRQGQPPSFAEILAARRELRKFLPPSMVWVLFEGLASTVTLFGASHFATPAEIAPYGVFQKVRGLIVFFWSPINQFVGRCLCIQHSAKNQNKLACHYLVTSLASYGAFACGLMGLYVAAGHYWHHYSLVHPWAFALSLIYTGEGIAYVSLDTVLVARGRADHRFASAFLVVLRTALVILVKPSSLIALVALEVLTLLPGIAYFTYRLVNPKACEDLQVVPECVGQGANR, encoded by the coding sequence GTGGATAGGGTCGCTGATGCGTATTCCTTCGCAATTGCGGGGGAGCTTGGTTCCATTCGGCGAGTCTGTCGGAAAGGTCGCTTGGAGCTGGCAGGAGAGCGTGTGTTAAAAAGGATTTTCGATGGACTGAGACGGCATCGCTGGGATCTGGCGAAGCTTTTTTCGAGCAATGCGGTGGTTTACGCGGGAAACACCCTTACTCTCTTGTTGGTCGTTGCTTATGCCCCCATCGGCGTCTTTGCCGCGTACACTGTTGGACAAGGGGTCCAGACTCTTGCCGCAACTTGGTTCGATGCGGGGCTTGGGTCGAGCATCCAGGTGCTGGTTGCCCGGGGCAAGGTTGCCACGGTTTCCGCCTACCGGTTGGCTTCCTGGCGGTGCGCGCTGGCAATCGTCCCTGCGATCGCGGCCGTCTTGATTCCTGCGAGCTTTTTATTCGCTCAATGGCAGTCTCACCAAAACCCGCGCCTAGATCCCTATTTTCTCCTTGGCTTTGTCGCAGCGGGCCTAATGCAGGCGCGTGTACAGCTGGCGGGTTGCTTTGCTTTTGGGGAGGGGCGATTCAATGTGTTCTTTCTTGTTCAGTCACTCGGTTCGATTGCGCGCCTGGTTCTAGTTGTCTTGCTTGTCTGGACGCAAGGAAGACTGTCGGGCCCTTCATTGGTCTTTGTCGAAGTCGGAGCTGCGTGCCTCACTTGGGGCGTGGCAGTGGGGATGGGATTACGGCAGGGCCAACCCCCTTCTTTTGCTGAAATTTTGGCAGCTCGACGAGAACTTCGAAAATTTCTGCCACCTTCGATGGTGTGGGTTCTCTTTGAGGGGTTAGCTTCAACCGTCACACTTTTTGGAGCGAGCCACTTTGCGACCCCTGCCGAAATTGCGCCCTACGGAGTGTTTCAAAAGGTTCGGGGGTTGATCGTCTTTTTCTGGAGTCCCATAAACCAGTTTGTCGGACGTTGTCTTTGCATTCAGCACTCGGCGAAAAATCAGAACAAGTTGGCCTGCCACTATCTGGTAACCTCGCTTGCTAGCTACGGAGCCTTTGCCTGCGGTCTTATGGGCCTCTATGTTGCCGCTGGCCATTATTGGCACCATTATAGCCTTGTTCATCCGTGGGCTTTCGCTCTATCGCTCATCTATACTGGAGAAGGCATCGCCTACGTGAGTCTGGATACCGTGCTTGTGGCTCGAGGAAGGGCGGACCATCGCTTTGCCAGCGCGTTTTTGGTTGTTCTCCGGACAGCCCTGGTGATCCTCGTAAAGCCGAGCAGTCTGATCGCCCTGGTTGCTCTGGAGGTGTTAACACTCTTGCCGGGTATCGCCTATTTTACCTATCGCCTTGTGAATCCCAAAGCCTGTGAGGATCTCCAGGTGGTTCCAGAATGCGTTGGCCAAGGAGCCAATAGATAG
- a CDS encoding glycosyltransferase family 4 protein encodes MGRDPCGVETEILLTSYSFWPRIGGIESVTEMLARRFREAGRLVSVVTETPYDGEEPFPYPVIRCPSPATVVRLITSARCVLQNHPSLRLGWPLLGIGKPFVVAVQTWCSFSAVRGAAFRCLLRRVGCCVSISEAIAQHLPVSSVIVPNPYDEEIFWTTGEEKRTRDCVFVGRMVQEKGPLLFLEALDLLRQKGHHLSATFVGDGPMLPEVKERVRQLGMEDWVEFEGFRVGEEVAQLMRKHRILVVPSIWQEPFGIVAVEGIACGCAVVGSEGGGLKAAIGPCGLTFPNGDARALAARIEELVLKPERFRELLAHAPAHLRPLTSRVIAERYLQIIDDLLSVS; translated from the coding sequence ATGGGTCGGGATCCTTGCGGTGTGGAAACCGAGATCCTCTTGACGAGCTATAGTTTTTGGCCGCGAATCGGTGGGATCGAATCAGTGACGGAGATGCTGGCCCGGCGTTTCCGGGAAGCCGGCCGCTTGGTGAGCGTCGTTACCGAAACTCCATACGACGGGGAGGAGCCTTTCCCTTATCCTGTAATTCGTTGCCCGTCTCCTGCCACCGTAGTCCGTTTAATAACGAGCGCTCGATGCGTCCTCCAAAACCATCCCAGCTTGCGACTTGGCTGGCCTCTTCTGGGGATTGGGAAGCCTTTTGTGGTGGCAGTGCAAACTTGGTGTTCCTTCTCGGCAGTCCGGGGAGCAGCCTTTCGTTGCCTTCTCCGGCGGGTCGGTTGTTGTGTATCGATTAGCGAGGCGATTGCTCAACACTTGCCAGTGAGTTCCGTGATTGTGCCAAACCCCTACGACGAGGAGATCTTTTGGACCACGGGGGAAGAAAAGCGGACACGAGACTGCGTCTTCGTTGGGAGAATGGTCCAGGAGAAAGGGCCGCTTCTATTCCTCGAAGCTCTCGATCTTTTACGGCAAAAAGGACACCACCTTAGTGCGACTTTCGTGGGCGATGGGCCGATGTTGCCAGAGGTGAAAGAACGGGTACGCCAGTTGGGGATGGAGGATTGGGTGGAATTCGAAGGTTTTCGGGTGGGTGAGGAAGTGGCGCAGCTTATGCGAAAGCATCGGATACTGGTCGTTCCTTCGATATGGCAGGAGCCCTTCGGAATCGTTGCAGTCGAGGGGATTGCCTGCGGCTGCGCAGTAGTTGGATCCGAAGGAGGTGGCCTGAAAGCGGCCATCGGTCCGTGTGGGTTAACCTTCCCAAACGGAGACGCGAGGGCGCTTGCGGCGAGGATTGAAGAACTCGTCTTGAAGCCAGAGCGCTTCCGGGAACTTTTGGCGCATGCGCCCGCGCACCTTCGTCCCCTGACGAGTAGAGTGATTGCGGAGCGTTACCTGCAAATCATCGATGACCTCCTCTCCGTTTCATAG
- a CDS encoding class I SAM-dependent methyltransferase: protein MAKEAETSRQRLVAVGSSVPGLNREICATRIGGQGMRGTSSVLLQWRRQAAERSGGTSAEPIYEMIDRVIEEKGLQGSVIDFGAGRGIYTKRLAMSGRFHRVSAVDLFARPPGLPEGVEWHVGDLNEPTQLPREAFDLIVAAEVIEHLENPRALAREWFRLLRAGGILILTTPNNESWRSLAALVIKGHFSFFLGQSYPAHITALVRMDIERILSEAGFVSIAFRYSDVGWCPIFRCPWQRVLGPLARGVRFSDNLLAVAQKPAACS from the coding sequence ATGGCAAAAGAAGCGGAGACAAGCCGTCAACGACTTGTGGCGGTTGGTTCGTCTGTGCCGGGGTTAAACAGGGAAATCTGTGCGACGCGAATAGGGGGTCAAGGGATGAGGGGAACTAGCTCAGTTCTGCTACAATGGCGAAGGCAAGCGGCCGAGAGAAGTGGCGGAACAAGTGCGGAGCCGATTTATGAGATGATCGATCGGGTTATTGAGGAAAAAGGATTACAAGGGAGTGTAATTGATTTTGGGGCAGGCCGCGGGATTTATACAAAACGGTTGGCCATGTCGGGACGCTTCCATCGAGTCAGTGCCGTCGATCTTTTTGCAAGGCCGCCAGGCTTGCCGGAAGGGGTGGAATGGCATGTTGGCGATCTAAACGAACCAACCCAGCTTCCCCGGGAGGCATTCGATCTGATTGTTGCAGCTGAGGTAATCGAGCATCTGGAAAATCCGCGGGCGCTCGCTCGGGAATGGTTTCGGTTGCTTCGTGCGGGAGGTATCTTGATCCTGACCACTCCGAACAACGAGAGCTGGCGTTCTCTTGCTGCGCTGGTGATAAAGGGCCATTTCAGCTTTTTCTTAGGACAAAGCTATCCGGCGCATATTACTGCGCTGGTGAGGATGGATATCGAGCGTATTCTTTCTGAGGCAGGTTTTGTCTCGATCGCTTTCCGGTACAGCGATGTTGGTTGGTGTCCGATTTTCCGGTGTCCTTGGCAGCGGGTTCTCGGTCCTTTGGCTCGAGGGGTCCGGTTCAGCGACAACCTCTTGGCCGTAGCTCAAAAGCCAGCTGCTTGTTCCTAA
- a CDS encoding glycosyltransferase family 4 protein produces MLRVNVAVCGRFHYHNYIGHLAERGLLGRFYYSHRVDKRILPQARESEVNLWLKEYLLRAHSYFLGNWCYEQLVPYYLGLWDTGVLRRWKRADLWHFMLMGTAKRAITRAHEEGAVVVGEAVNAHPAQVAKLLEEEDERLGLKKRSHFHEWHRRLLEEVERTSYLLVASRWIRNSFVSRGYPAERIEIIPYGVDVRRFRPAGRDPNGFRVLCVAQITPRKGHVDLLEAWKILGLKNAELLFFGTVDHEMVPVLERYRGQFRHGGSCSFDQVNEVYNRASVFALASIEDGFSLAVLEAMASGLPVIVTENTGAADMVDPGVNGFVVPIRSPERIGEAIEKLYRDPDRRRWMGENAARKAREKMSWEAYARRLIEWYKRVGSSNEARSQVFS; encoded by the coding sequence GTGCTGCGTGTGAATGTGGCTGTGTGCGGACGTTTTCATTACCATAATTACATTGGGCATCTGGCGGAACGGGGACTGTTGGGGCGATTTTACTATTCGCACAGAGTGGACAAGAGGATCCTTCCTCAAGCGCGTGAGAGCGAAGTCAATCTGTGGCTCAAGGAGTATCTTTTGCGTGCCCACAGTTACTTTCTTGGCAATTGGTGTTACGAACAGTTGGTGCCTTACTATCTGGGCTTGTGGGACACAGGAGTCTTGCGGCGGTGGAAGAGAGCTGACCTGTGGCATTTTATGCTTATGGGCACTGCGAAGAGGGCCATCACGCGTGCTCACGAGGAGGGAGCAGTGGTGGTTGGGGAAGCGGTGAATGCTCATCCAGCGCAGGTGGCGAAGCTGCTAGAGGAAGAAGATGAGCGCTTGGGGCTAAAGAAAAGATCCCATTTTCATGAATGGCATCGTCGGCTTTTGGAGGAGGTCGAAAGAACCAGTTATCTTTTGGTTGCTTCTCGTTGGATCAGGAATTCCTTTGTTTCGCGCGGGTATCCTGCCGAGCGAATCGAGATTATCCCCTATGGGGTCGATGTGCGCAGATTTCGGCCGGCGGGAAGGGACCCGAACGGCTTTCGAGTTCTCTGTGTGGCTCAGATAACGCCGCGGAAAGGCCATGTGGATCTTTTGGAGGCTTGGAAGATATTGGGACTGAAGAACGCAGAGCTTCTTTTTTTCGGGACGGTTGATCATGAGATGGTGCCTGTTTTGGAGAGGTATCGTGGGCAATTTCGTCACGGTGGATCGTGCAGTTTCGATCAGGTGAATGAGGTTTATAACCGCGCATCCGTTTTTGCCCTCGCTTCGATCGAAGACGGTTTTTCCCTAGCGGTGCTCGAAGCAATGGCATCAGGGTTGCCTGTAATTGTCACGGAAAATACCGGGGCCGCGGATATGGTAGATCCTGGTGTAAATGGGTTCGTCGTTCCCATTCGTTCTCCTGAAAGAATCGGGGAGGCAATTGAAAAATTGTATCGAGATCCCGACCGGCGGCGGTGGATGGGGGAAAACGCCGCAAGAAAGGCCCGGGAAAAAATGTCGTGGGAAGCGTACGCGCGGCGGCTAATCGAATGGTACAAACGAGTGGGGAGCAGCAATGAGGCAAGGAGTCAGGTATTCTCTTAG
- a CDS encoding FkbM family methyltransferase: MAFGRVALHKRCKDVLHLLQFIWTHPANKEGRVRALGRLAMWQIQKRLTLRPKVVTLPSGVRIWCYRNSVQSSLAVYCRGLPEFDDMVFMLRYLRPGDGFIDVGANVGLWTLLAAKRVGQRGKIEAFEPDRCSAQRLRDNVILNGFFWVRVHEVAATNRPGIGQFVSGKDALSELVEDAKERNDTCQVECVRLDDALHGDYALAKLDIEGAEPLALEGAERLLSNRNPPVWIVEINGKCRRFGVSEEELAARLRRKGYRMGIFDAERGEFDWRDAPWRVRANCLIIAEEKIDWVRERVLAAEFGIEKIESS, translated from the coding sequence ATGGCATTCGGACGCGTGGCGTTGCACAAAAGATGTAAGGACGTCCTGCATCTTTTGCAGTTTATTTGGACTCATCCAGCGAATAAAGAGGGAAGGGTGCGAGCATTGGGCCGTTTGGCTATGTGGCAGATTCAGAAAAGACTGACGCTCCGCCCCAAAGTAGTGACCCTTCCGAGTGGGGTGCGGATCTGGTGTTATCGGAACAGCGTGCAGTCAAGTCTTGCTGTTTATTGTAGAGGGTTACCCGAGTTTGACGATATGGTCTTTATGCTGCGATATCTGCGGCCGGGAGATGGGTTCATTGATGTCGGGGCCAACGTCGGACTTTGGACGCTCTTGGCTGCCAAGAGAGTTGGTCAGAGAGGAAAGATAGAGGCATTTGAACCTGACCGTTGTTCGGCACAGCGCCTTCGGGATAATGTTATACTGAACGGCTTTTTCTGGGTAAGGGTGCATGAAGTGGCCGCCACGAATCGGCCTGGAATTGGACAGTTTGTGAGTGGAAAAGATGCGCTTAGCGAGTTGGTCGAAGACGCAAAGGAGAGGAATGATACCTGCCAGGTGGAATGTGTCCGGTTAGACGACGCGCTTCACGGTGACTATGCTCTGGCGAAATTAGATATCGAAGGAGCTGAACCGCTCGCTCTCGAGGGTGCGGAAAGGCTTTTATCGAACCGGAATCCACCGGTTTGGATCGTGGAGATTAACGGGAAGTGTAGGCGATTTGGCGTAAGTGAGGAAGAATTGGCTGCCCGGTTGCGACGTAAGGGATACCGCATGGGGATATTTGATGCGGAGCGGGGGGAGTTTGATTGGAGGGACGCGCCATGGCGAGTGAGGGCTAATTGTTTGATCATTGCTGAGGAAAAAATCGATTGGGTAAGGGAACGAGTTTTGGCGGCCGAGTTCGGAATTGAGAAGATCGAGTCTTCTTAA
- a CDS encoding NAD-dependent epimerase/dehydratase family protein, translating into MRRILVAGAGGFIGHHLVNYLKERGEWVRGVDLKRPEFEPSKADEFWINDLRDEAVCRKVTQGIEEVYQLAADMGGIGYISRYRREVARNNVLINAHVLEAAFHNGVERVFFSSSACVYPAYRQREEDIRPLKEEDAYPAEPEEGYGWEKLFSEKLYQYYGEETELKIRVARFHNVFGPLGTYEGGREKAPAALCRKVAMAEPRGVVEVWGDGKQTRSFLYVDDCVEGIVRIMRSQWQEPINLGSDRMVCIAELAKMVADISGKEVKLVFEADKPQGVRGRNSDNSRLRAVLGWEPTTRLEVGLEKTYRWIYAELSRRGLAR; encoded by the coding sequence ATGAGACGGATCTTAGTGGCAGGCGCCGGTGGATTCATTGGACATCACTTAGTGAACTACTTAAAGGAAAGAGGGGAGTGGGTCCGGGGTGTAGATCTTAAACGACCGGAGTTCGAGCCGAGCAAAGCGGATGAATTTTGGATCAATGATCTGCGGGATGAGGCTGTGTGCAGGAAAGTTACCCAGGGTATTGAGGAAGTGTACCAGCTGGCGGCGGATATGGGAGGAATTGGGTACATTTCACGTTACCGAAGGGAGGTGGCGCGGAACAATGTTTTGATTAATGCTCACGTCTTGGAGGCGGCGTTCCACAATGGTGTGGAGAGGGTATTTTTTTCCTCTTCAGCATGTGTGTATCCGGCATACCGTCAGAGGGAGGAGGACATTCGGCCGTTGAAGGAGGAAGATGCCTATCCTGCTGAGCCGGAGGAAGGGTATGGTTGGGAAAAACTTTTCTCAGAAAAGCTTTATCAATATTATGGAGAAGAGACGGAGTTAAAAATACGTGTGGCAAGGTTTCATAATGTTTTTGGACCATTAGGTACTTACGAAGGGGGACGGGAAAAGGCTCCGGCTGCCTTGTGCCGGAAGGTTGCCATGGCGGAACCAAGGGGTGTTGTGGAAGTATGGGGGGATGGGAAACAAACCCGATCATTTCTTTATGTGGACGATTGTGTGGAGGGGATTGTTAGGATTATGCGGTCGCAATGGCAGGAGCCGATCAATCTCGGGAGCGACCGAATGGTTTGCATAGCGGAACTTGCGAAAATGGTTGCGGATATTTCCGGGAAGGAGGTCAAACTTGTGTTTGAGGCCGATAAACCTCAGGGGGTTCGGGGACGCAATAGCGATAATAGCCGTTTACGGGCAGTGCTAGGTTGGGAGCCAACTACGCGCTTGGAAGTGGGCTTAGAGAAAACGTATCGGTGGATTTACGCGGAGCTGTCGCGGAGGGGGTTGGCACGGTAG
- a CDS encoding class I SAM-dependent methyltransferase: protein MRADVQPTGDVSNPQAVQHEYYTKTAATYDEMRGGDEWALHFAESLLLGVVVYIEAESLLDVGAGTGRTIAFLKSKWPKLRFVGIEPVAALRRIAVERRKLAEEEIVAGDGANLPFSDGSFDLVVALGVLHHVPQPSRVVHEMLRVSRKGVFICDVNHVGQGNWVARRVKGLLRRSGLWPIINVLRTGGKGYYVSDGDGLAYSYSVFENLAQIEQAGFRVHLMNMGGHGVQPFYDSPGAVVIALRERSHCTGV from the coding sequence ATGAGAGCCGACGTCCAGCCTACAGGTGATGTCAGCAACCCACAGGCAGTGCAGCATGAATATTACACAAAAACTGCGGCGACCTATGACGAAATGCGTGGCGGCGATGAATGGGCATTGCATTTCGCGGAGTCCTTACTGCTCGGCGTTGTTGTATATATAGAGGCTGAATCACTGCTCGATGTGGGTGCTGGGACTGGAAGAACGATTGCGTTTCTCAAGAGCAAATGGCCCAAGCTTCGATTCGTAGGCATTGAACCTGTGGCAGCCCTTCGTAGGATTGCCGTGGAAAGACGAAAGCTTGCTGAGGAAGAGATCGTTGCAGGCGACGGGGCCAATCTACCTTTTTCCGATGGATCCTTTGACCTAGTCGTGGCTTTGGGAGTCCTTCATCACGTCCCGCAGCCGAGCCGGGTGGTCCACGAAATGTTACGAGTCTCCCGTAAGGGCGTTTTCATTTGCGATGTGAACCATGTTGGGCAGGGAAACTGGGTCGCACGGCGTGTCAAGGGTCTTTTGCGGAGGAGCGGTCTTTGGCCCATCATAAACGTGTTACGCACTGGGGGGAAGGGATACTATGTGTCCGACGGGGATGGTTTGGCCTATTCGTATTCGGTTTTCGAGAATCTTGCTCAGATTGAACAGGCGGGTTTTCGCGTTCATCTCATGAATATGGGGGGACATGGCGTGCAACCTTTCTACGATTCACCAGGTGCAGTGGTTATTGCCCTCAGGGAGCGTTCCCACTGCACAGGGGTGTAG
- a CDS encoding O-antigen ligase family protein — protein MRNSRVTLGLLFLTMVAGPCLYSSTREPWKTILVVLGAGTCLVRVAEYLWAGRLPRIPFLLGGSAGFLLLQGWAIAANPEGTYVPYLHVILPVAKACPWVPGTADAGMSVDTMRWVTVVMGLSVVSCDLFLPDQERERLVLWMAVVGGVVSLVGIGGRLFRDPFLVWLWRRNEIGTEFGFFRYHGAAGAFLNVVWPPCFAQLLRHLGKPGGWLGRAFWSCTWLILVVGLLVNASMGSLVIAAVLWMGWGLYPIIARLCQCHGERLILGRGFSWIVYGASLGLVLGIGLLVSPGIGDLAWKRHQSLWDPGRVAAWRACLFLVRKAGLWGFGPGTFEAVFGLIKFGRLGSLAGFRWETAHEDYLQTIIEWGWVGFIVWVVWYAGGLVGWVHRFLRSGSKVCWGIILSLFGVSIHAFFDFPFQIPAIQLYIALLLGAGWSFFKEGKSHHYFVSNGSFSASGVSCLRAIHSNKENTLG, from the coding sequence GTGAGGAATTCAAGAGTTACCTTGGGGTTGCTTTTCCTGACGATGGTAGCAGGTCCGTGTCTTTACAGTTCGACACGAGAACCGTGGAAAACGATCCTTGTTGTGTTGGGTGCAGGGACCTGCCTGGTTAGGGTAGCGGAGTATCTTTGGGCCGGAAGGCTTCCGAGGATTCCCTTTTTGCTTGGGGGGAGTGCTGGGTTTCTTCTTCTTCAGGGCTGGGCCATAGCCGCGAATCCGGAGGGGACGTACGTGCCGTACCTTCACGTGATTCTTCCAGTGGCCAAGGCTTGTCCTTGGGTCCCCGGGACGGCTGATGCGGGGATGTCGGTCGACACGATGCGATGGGTAACAGTTGTCATGGGACTGTCCGTTGTAAGTTGCGATTTGTTTCTACCGGATCAAGAGCGCGAACGGCTGGTTTTGTGGATGGCAGTTGTCGGGGGTGTTGTGAGTTTAGTGGGGATAGGGGGCAGGCTTTTTCGGGATCCGTTTCTTGTTTGGCTCTGGAGGAGAAACGAAATCGGAACCGAGTTTGGTTTTTTTCGTTATCACGGTGCAGCGGGGGCATTTCTGAACGTGGTTTGGCCCCCCTGCTTTGCCCAGCTTCTTCGTCACTTGGGAAAACCGGGCGGGTGGTTGGGTCGCGCCTTCTGGTCTTGCACCTGGCTAATCTTGGTTGTCGGACTTCTGGTAAATGCGTCGATGGGTTCGCTTGTCATTGCAGCAGTGCTTTGGATGGGATGGGGGCTCTACCCAATCATTGCCCGGCTTTGTCAGTGCCACGGAGAGCGGTTGATTCTTGGCCGTGGCTTTTCATGGATTGTTTACGGGGCTAGCCTTGGCCTTGTGCTTGGGATCGGTCTTTTGGTTTCCCCAGGAATCGGGGATTTAGCCTGGAAACGTCATCAGTCTCTTTGGGATCCCGGCCGAGTAGCAGCTTGGAGAGCCTGTCTTTTTCTTGTTCGCAAGGCGGGCCTTTGGGGATTTGGACCAGGAACATTTGAAGCTGTATTCGGGTTAATCAAATTCGGAAGGCTTGGTAGCCTGGCTGGCTTTCGTTGGGAAACAGCACATGAGGATTACCTTCAGACGATTATTGAATGGGGGTGGGTGGGGTTCATTGTTTGGGTTGTGTGGTACGCGGGCGGGCTTGTTGGCTGGGTGCATAGGTTCCTTCGGTCAGGCTCAAAAGTATGTTGGGGTATTATCCTCTCCCTCTTTGGGGTTTCGATCCATGCTTTTTTCGACTTTCCTTTTCAAATTCCTGCGATCCAATTGTATATTGCTCTTCTCTTGGGTGCTGGATGGAGCTTCTTCAAAGAAGGTAAATCTCATCATTATTTTGTAAGTAACGGGTCCTTTTCGGCCAGTGGTGTCTCTTGTTTAAGAGCGATTCATTCAAATAAGGAAAATACTTTGGGATAA